The genomic window CCACGGGCTCGTCGTGCGCGTAACGCACCCGCTCGACGAGATGGACGTCGGTGCCCTCCTCGACGCCGAGCGCGGCGGCGATCTCCGGCCCGGCCGGCTCGACCGTGTTGCGCAGGACCCGGGTGGAGGGCTGCCGGCCGGCGGTCTCCAGGTCGTCGTACAGGCTGCTCAGTTCGAGCGGGCGCTTGATGCGGCTGTGCACGATCTGGGTCCCGACGCCGCGCCGGCGCACCATCAGGCCCTTGTCGACGAGTGACTGGATCGCCTGGCGGACTGTGGGCCGGGAGAGGCCGAGCCGCGCGGCGAGCTCCAGTTCGTTGCCGAGGAGGCTGCCGGGTGCGAGCCGCCCCTGCTCGATGGCCGCCTCCAGCTGCTGGGCCAGCTGGTGGTAGAGCGGGACGGGGCTGGTGCGGTCCACGCCGAGCCCCAGAGCGGCGGAGTCGGCGGCGGGTTTGGGCACGGCAGGGAGCGTACCGCGTACCTTCGCGCCGCACCCTCCAATTTGTCAGGACATATAGTTGACAGTGCGTCGGCCGGGCGGCACGTTGAGTCCATGCGCATCGGACTCATCGGCACGGGCAGGATCGGTTCCTTCCACGCGGGCGTCCTGGCACGCCACCCCGGCGTCGGTTCCCTCGTGGTGGCCGACCCCGATGCCGTCCGGGCCGCGGAGGTCGCGGAGCGCACGGGCGCCACCGCGCTCGCCTCCGCGGAGGAGGTCATCGGCGCGGGGGTGGACGCCGTGGTGATCACATCGGCGACCTCGGCCCACGCGGACCTCATCGGGCGGGCGGCGCGGGCGGGCCTGCCCGCCTTCTGCGAGAAGCCGGTCGCTCTGGACCTGCGGGGAACCCTGGGCGCCCTGCACGAGGTCGAGCGCGCGGGAAGCGTGCTCCAGCTGGGATTCATGCGCAGGTTCGACGCGGGGTACGCCGCCGCGCGGACCGCGGTGCGGAGCGGGGCCCTGGGGCGGCTGCACACCGTACGGGCGTCGACCTCCGACCCCGCTCCCCCGCCCGCCGCCTATCTGCCGCTCTCCGGCGGGCTGTTCAGGGACTGCCTCGTGCACGACTTCGACATCCTGCGCTGGGTGACGGGCCGTGAGGTGACGGAGGTGTACGCAACCGGGTCGGACGCCGGCCCGGCGATGTTCCGCGCGGCCGGCGACGTGGACACGGCGGCGGCGCTGCTGACCCTGGACGACGGCACGCTCGCCACCGCCACCGCGACCCGCTGCAACGGCGCCGGTTACGACGTGCGCATGGAGCTGGCCGGCGAGCTGGACCAGATCGCGGTCGGCCTCGGCGACCGGACCCCCCTCACGTCCGCCGAGCCGGCGGGCCCGCCCGCCCCGGCGAAGCCGTGGCCCGGCTTCCTGGAGCGGTTCGCCCCGGCGTACGAGGCCGAGCTGGACGCGTTCCTCGGCGTCGTACGCGGGGAGCTGGCGAACCCGTGCGACGGCAGGGAGGCACTGCACGCGTTGCGCGTCGCCGAGGCGTGCGAGCTGTCGCGCCGGGAACACCGCCCCGTGCGGATGGCGGAGATTCCCGGCACCTGAGTCGCGCCACTCCCTCCACCGGTCTGCCGGGTTCAGCCTGGGCCGGTGCCCCGCGCCTCGTCCTCGTCCGCGTCCTCATGGAGGAGTTCCGCGTCGTGCACCAACAGGGCGATCTGGACACGGTTGTTGAGGTTCAGCCTGGCGAGGATGCGGGAGACGTGCGTCTTGACGGTGGCGACGCTGAGGTGCAGCGCGGCGGCGATCTCCGCGTTGGAGCTGCCGCGTCCGACGGCGGCCGCGACGTCCTGCTCGCGCTCACCGAGTCCGGCGAACCTGTGCCGCGCACGGGCTCTGCGGGCCCTGCCGTCATCCGCCGGGTCCCCCGCCGCGCGGGCCATGAGCCGGCGGGTGACGGCGGGCGACAGGACGGGTTCTCCGGCCGCGACCCGGCGGACCGCCTCGACGATCTGCGCGGGCGGGGTGTCCTTCAGGACGAAGCCCGCGGCGCCGGCGCGGATGGCGCGCAACACCTGCTCATCGGCGTGGAAGGTGGTGAGGACGACGACCTCGGGGGCGCCGGGCCTGCTCCGCAGGGCCTCGGTCGCGGCGAGGCCGTCCATGCCGGGCATCCGGATGTCCATGAGCACGACGTCGGGGTGCACCCGGTCGACCAGGGCCCCGACCTCGGTGCCGTCCGCGCCCTCCCCCACCAGGAGGATGCCGTCGGCCCCGCCCAGCATCAGGGCGAGCCCGGCGCGCACGAGCGGGTCGTCGTCGACGACGACGAGCCGGACCGGTGGTGTCTCCGGGGGCGTGGGAGTGCTCATGCCGGCCACGGTAGCCGGGCGCGCACCGTGAAACCGCCGTCGGGCCGGGATCCGTGGTCGAGGCTTCCGCCGGCGAGGGTCGCGCGTTCGGTCAGGCCGATGAGCCCCTGGCCGGATCCGGGGACGGGCTCGAAGGCGGCGTCGGGGGCGGGGTTGCCGACCTCGATCGTCAGCCCGTCGCCGGGGCCGCCGGCGACGGTGACGCGGACCGGGGCGCCGGGCGCGTGTTTGCGGGCGTTGGTCAGGGCCTCCTGGGCGATGCGGTAGACGGTGCGCCCGGTGGCGGCCGGTGCCCGGGCCGGTTCGGACACGCGGTTGTCCAGGGTGACCTCCATGCCGGCCGCACGGGATTCCTCGATCAGGGCCTCCAGCGTCACCAGGGTGGGCTGCGGCCTGTTCCCCTCGTCGCCCTCCCCGGGGGCGCGCAGGACACCGATGATCTCGCGCAGGTCCTGGAGGGCCTCGTGTGCGCTGTCCCGGATGACTCCGGCGGCACGGCCGACCTCGGCCGGTCGTGCGTCGGGCCGGAATTCGAGGGCGCCGGCGTGGACGCTGAGGAGTGTCAGGCGGTGGGCGAGCACGTCGTGCATCTCCCGGGCGATGGCCTCACGGGCCAGCCGCTGCGCCTGCTCCGCGCGGAGTGCCGCCTCGGTCTCGGCCCGGCGTGCCCGTTCGCGCAGGGAGACGACCAGCTGGCGCCGTGAGCGTACGGCCATGCCCCAGCTGAGGACGAGGAGGATCAGCAGGGCACCGATGACCACGGAGACGACGAAGGAGGTCTCGGGGTCCGGCCGCAGCATCGGCTGCAGGGGGGTGATGGCGAGGGCGGCCGCGCCGACGACGGCCACCGGCCGGAACGGCCGGTGCACGGCCAGGCTGAACAGACCGACCAGCGTGGCCCCGGCCGCCGCCGGCTCGACGAGGCTGACGGCCGTCAGGGCCGCGGCCACTCCGACGGGCCACCTCCGCCGGAGCCACAGTCCGCAGCACGCCGCGGCGCCGACGAGCGAGTCCGCGAAGACGACGCTGTCGGACGTGGTCGGATCGGCCTCGATCGCCGCGAGGGCGAGCACCCCGATGCCGGCGGCGCACAGGAAGGCCGTGATGTCGACGGCCCAGTCCCGCACGGTCCGGCGCGCCCTGCCCCGGTCGCCGGGCAACTCGTCGTCGGCCAGGGCCGAGGGCAGCAGCCAGCGGTACTCCGTGCGTGTCATGTCGACGAATCTACTCAGGCGGGGGACACGAAAAGACGGTTGCCGGCCAGGGAGACACCAAAGTCGCACGATCCGAGACTTTCGCCGTGCGCCCGCAGACCGACGGCGGACGCGGGCGTGCGGCGGGCCGCGCGAGCCTCGGTCCATGAAGAAATTCGTGGAGACGGCCGGGTTCATCGTGTTCGCGCAGGGTGTGGCCGGGCTGCTGCACGAGTGGACCGGCTGGTTCCGGCTGTGGGCGCTGGTGGCGCGGCTCGATGTCCTCGGCGGTTACGGGATCTTCGTCAGCATCGTGCTGGTCGTGACCGGCGCAGCCGTGATGATCGCGGCGGACTCCATCAGGACGTGACGCCGGCGTGACGACGTCCCCAGGCGGTGCCCGCCAGCACCAGCACGGCGCCCAGCAGCCCGGGCGCGCCGAGGCGTTCGCCGCCGATCGCGATGCCGGCCGCGGCAGCCCAGAGCGGTTCCGTACCGAGCAGGAGGCTGACCCGGGACGGCGAGGTGCGGCGTACCGACCACATCTGCACGAAGAACGCGAACAGCGTGCAGAAGACCGAGAGGAAGACCAGCCCGGTCCACTCGGCGGCGCCGAACCCCGCCGCCACCGTCCAGGGCGCCTCACCGGTGCCGGGGACGGCAGCCAGTACGGCGAAGACGGCGACCGCGCCGCCCAGTTGCACGGTGGTCAGGGACAGCGAGTCGGCGTCCTGGACCGCCTTGATGCGGGCCATGGCCAGGACGTGGACGGTCCGTGCGAGCGCCGCGAGCAGCATCAGGAGATCACCCCCCGAGGGGCGGGTGAAGCCGCCGCCCTGGGTCAGCAGCATCACGCCGGTGACCGAGAGCCCGGCGGCAGCGAGGAAGGGCCCCGGCGGGCGGACCCGGGTCACCGCGGCCTCCGCGAGCGGGGTGAAGATCATCGTGAGGCTGATGATGAGTCCGGCGTTGGTCGCCGAGGTGTGCACGACGCCGTACGTCTCCAGCAGGAAGATGACGCTGAGGACGAGGCCCAGGAGACTTGCGCCGCGCCACTGGGCCACCCGCAGGGTGCGGAGCCCGCGCCACCCGGCGACGGCCAGGACCGGCAGCACGATCGCGAAGCGGAGGACGAGGACGGCTACCACGGTGTGGGTGGTGGTGATGCCCTTGGCCGCGAGATAGCTGGCGCCCCAGACCGCGGCGACGAGCAGCAGCGGAAGGTCGGCGACGAACGCGCGGCGCGAGGGGGCGCGGGCGGGCAGGACGGCGGACGACACGTTGTTCTCCTGGTTCTCCACAGCGGGATCGGTGTGGAGACTTCGCCGGCTCGCACGGGGAGCGATCACCGTACCGAACGGACGGACGCCCCGGGAACCGCAGTCCGAAGGATGGCCCCGGCGCGCGGCCCAGGGGGTTGTCACCGGCCCGAACCGGTGTCCCCGCGGCGCCGGCTCCTCCTAGAATGTCGGCCTTGGGACGCTCGGACACACGGAGTTGGGCACATGGGTGGAGCGCGGCTGGACGGACGGGTCGAGCGGGGGAACCAGACCAGGCAACTGGTGCTGGGGCGCGCGGTCCACGTCGCCTCGACCGAGGGGCTGGAGGGGCTGTCGCTCGGTCGGCTGGCCACCGAGCTCAAACTGAGCAAGAGCGGTGTGTTCGCCCTGTTCGGCTCCAAGGAGGAACTGCAGCTCGCCACCGTCCGCGCCGCCGTGAGCGTCTTCGTCGAGCACGTGCTGACACCGACCCGGGCGGCGCCGCCGGGACTCGGCCGCGTCTGGCGCATGTGCGAGAGCTGGCTCTCCTACTCGCAGCGCCGGGTGTTCAGCGGCGGCTGTTTCTTCTACGCGACCATCGCCGAGTTCGACTCCCGGGAGGGCAAGGTGCACGACGCCCTGGCCTCCACGCAGACCGGCTGGGTCACCTTCGTGGAGGAGACGATCGAGGAGGCCCGGGTGCGGGGCGAGCTCGCGGCGGACACCGACGTCTCCCAACTCGCCTTCGAGCTCATCGCGTTCATGGAACTGGCCAATGCGGAGTCGGTCCTGCACAACAACAGCCCCGGCTACGCGAAGGCTGCGCGGGCCATCCTGGGCCGGCTGCGCGCCGCCGCCCCCGACCCGGCGTTGCTTCCTCCGGCCCCCTGAGACGCTCCCCGCGAACCGCCGGAGGGCCTCGTCCGGACGGCGCACACGCCCGCTCAGAGGTCGCGCTCGAAGGTCCCGAACCGTGCGCGGCCCCCCGCCCGGTAGGTCTGGATCGCGATGCCACTGCCGGTGGTCCTGGCATCCAGCAGTTCGAACTCCGTCGGCTGTCCGCCCTCCGGGAAGAGCCGTCGGCCCGTGCCCAGGTAGACCGGGTGGACGAGCAGGTTGTACTCGTCGATCAGGCCGTGCGCCATCAGGGACTGCGCGAGGGCGCCGCTGCCGTGGATCTGCAGCTCGCCCTCCTCCGTCCGTTCCTTCAGTCCGGCGATCTCGGCGGGCACGTCACGCGCGATGACGGTGGTGTTCTCCCAGTCCGGGTCGGTGAGGGTGGTGGACACGACGTGCTTGGGCAGAGTGTTGAGCCGGGAGGCGACCGGGTCCTCCGGATCGGTGACCCGGGGCCAGTAGGAGGCGAAGATGTCGTACGTGCGCCGCCCCAGGAGATAGGCACCCGAGCGGTCGAAGACCTCTCCGATGAAGGCGCCCATGTCCGCGTCCGCGAACGGCACCAGCCATCCGCCGTGCTCGAATCCTCCGGTGGTGTCCTCGTCCGGTCCCCCGGGGGCCTGCATCACGCCGTCGAGTGACACGAACGTGGTGAGCGTCAGCTTCGCCATGATCCTGCTCCTTCACCTCGCTGCCGCGTGTCCGGCAGTCCGCGCGCCTGTGCTTGTCATGACCCCACTGTCGGGCGGAACTCATCGGTGCGCCCGGCGGGGCTCCACCGCACCCGTCCGGTGGCGGTTCCCCGCGCCGCGTCCCCCGGTGACCCGGCCTACGCTGGCGGGGACGGCACGCGAACGAAACGGGAGACCATGAGCCAGACACCGACCCCGGTCCGCAACCTCCGCGACGGAAGCACCGTCCCCGCCGTGGGCCTCGGCACCTGGCCGCTCGACGACGAGGACGCGGAGAAGGCCGTGGCCGGAGCGCTCGGCATCGGCTACCGGCTCGTGGACACGGCGCTGAACTACGGCAACGAGCGGGGCACGGGCCGCGGTATCGCCCGCGCGGGGGTACCGAGGGAGGAGCTGTTCGTCACGACGAAGGTCCCGGGCCGGCACCACGGCTACGAGGAGACGCTGGCCTCGTTCGAGGAGTCCCGGAGCAACCTGGGACTGGAGTACGTCGACCTGTACCTCATCCACTGGCCGCTGCCCCGGGTCGACAGGTACGTGGACACCTGGAAGGCCATGATCAAGCTTCGCCGGGACGGACTCGTCCGCTCGATCGGCGTCTCCAACTTCACGGCGGCCCACCTGGACCGGCTGGAGCGCGAGACGGGCGTCCTGCCGGCGGTGAACCAGATCGAGATGCACCCCCTGCTCCCGCAGGAGGAGCTGCGGGCCGTGCACACGGCGAAGGGCATCGTCACGGAGAGCTGGAGCCCGCTGGCCCGGGGGCGTCAGGTCCTGGAGACCCCCGAGGTGATCGCGGCCGCCACCAACCACGGCGTGACGCCCGGCCAGGTGGTGTTGAGGTGGCACACCCAGCTGGGTGCCGTGCCGATTCCCAAGTCCGCGGACCCGGGGAGGCAGCGGGAGAACCTCGACCTGTTCGGGTTCGAGCTCACACAGCGGGAACTCGACCTCATCGGGGCCCGGCCCCCGCACCGCTTCGGCGGGGACCCCGACACGCACGAGGAGTTCTGACCCGGCCGGCCCGGCGGCCCACCGTGCCGGGCCGCCGGGGCCCGCCGCGGGCACCCGGGGTCACCGGTTGCGCGGGGTGACCTCCGCCATCCGGGACCAGTCGTCGCCGGGCACGTCGACGTTGATGATCTCCGGAACCTCCGTGACGAGATCGGACATGGTGTCGATCGCCGCCTTGAAGTGCTCCGAGTTCACGTGTGCCACGCCCGCCTCCTGGGAGGCGAAGGCTTCGAGCAGGACGAACTGGTCCGGATTCTCGACGCTGTAGGACCAGTCGAAGAAGAGGTTGCCCGGCTCCTGACGGGTGGCCAGGGTGAATGCCTCCATGGCGGGCAGCCAGTTGTCCCGCTCGGCGGTACGCACGGTGAACTTGACGGCGATGAAGATCATGGCGTCTCCAGGTCGGTAGGGCGGCGTTCCGGCCAGGGTCCCATATGCCCGCAGGACGGGCACGAACCGGCACACCAGCCCACGGGCGCTACCCGCCGAGCTCCTCGTGACGGGTGGTCAGCCGCGCCGCGCCCTCCTCGGTGAGCGAGCCGAAGAGCCGGAGCCGCGAGATCCCGCCGTCAGGGTGGATGTCGATCCGGACATGCGTACCACGCACCGGTGCGGGCAGCACGAACCGGTGGTTCGTGTCCGGCTGCAGCCGCGTGCGGGGCAGGAGTTCGGTCCACGGCGCGTCCTCCCCCTCGCTCACGGAGACCGTCGCCCAGCCGGCCGCGTTGCCCTTCAGGTAGGCCGTGTCGATCTCCAGCGCCCGGATCTCGGACTCCTCGGCCAGCCGGTAGCGGATCCAGTCGTTGCCCTTGTCCCTGCGGCGGCGGGTCTCCCAGCCGTCGTCCATCTTGCGGGAGCGGCCCGGCGCGATGGTGTTGGTCGCCGGGGAGTAGAAGCGGTCGGAGGCGTCCTCGACCTGCCCGCCGTTCTCCAGGGCGACGAGGTCGAACGTGCCGAGGGCCGCCAGCCACGCGGGGTCGGGGGCGACCTCGCCGTGGACCCGCAGCCGGGCGATGCCTCCGTCGGGGTGCTGGTTGACGCGCACATGGGTGAAGCGCCGGCCGGCGTCGACCGCGAAGCCGTTGGCCGCGTGTCCGCCGACGGGTGTACGGGGGAGCAGGGTCGTCCACTCCACTCCGGGGGCCAGAAGGTCCTCGGGGGACGGGGAGCCCGGCAGCGAGGTCGCCTCCACGGAGACGGACTGCGGGTAGTTGCCGCGGAAATGGGCGGTGTCGACGACGATGCCCCGTACGACGCCGGGTGCGCCGAGGCGCACGAGAGCCCAGTCGTGGTCCGCGTCGGTGGGGTGCGGCTCGGCGGCGCTCGCGCCGCGCCGGCGGCGGGTCTCCCAGCCGTCCATGATCTTGCCCTTGTGTCCGAAGCGCTCCGGGTCGAACTCCGCCGGTTCCGGCTTCAGCATGTTCTCGCGTTCGGCGAAGAACTCGTCGTTGGCGGCGATGACGCCGCCGCCGAGCCGCCGGTCGGCCAGGTCCACGAGGGAGGTGAAGGCGAAGTCGGCGGTGCGGTAGTCGGCGTACGGGTCGCCGCCCGCGTACGGGTGCGCGTCGCCGGTGAAGTGCGGTGTCGCTGTCATGGTCAGTGGTTCCTCTCCAGGAGACGGCCGGCCGGTTCGGCGAGTTCGCCGTCCGCCGCGATCCGGCTGCCGCGGAGCCAGGTGGACTTGACGACACCGTGCAGGGTCCGTCCGGCGTAGGCGGTGACCTGGTTGCGGTGGAAGAGTCCGGCGGGGTCGACGGTGAAGGTCTCGTCGGGTGCGAGCACGGCGAAGTCGGCGTCCCGGCCCGCCTCGATGGCGCCCTTGCGGGTCAGTCCGGCGAGGGCGGCGGGGGCGGCGGACATCCAGCGGACGACGTCGTCCAGGGTGTGTCCACGCCGGCGCGCCTCGGTCCAGATGGCGGGCAGGCCCAGTTGGAGCGACGAGATCCCGCCCCAGGCGGAGGCGAAGTCGGGCGTCTTGAGGTCGGTGGTGCACGGGGAGTGGTCGGAGACGATGCAGTCGATCGTGCCGTCGGCGAGCCCTTCCCAGAGGGCGTCCTGGTTGGCGGCCTCACGGATCGGCGGGCAGCACTTGAACTCCGTTGCCCCGTCCGGGACTTCCTCGGCGGTCAGCGTGAGGAAGTGCGGGCAGGACTCCACCGTGACGCGCACACCCTCACGCCTGGCGGCCGCGATCAGCGGGAGAGCGTCGCTGGAGGACAGGTGCAGCACGTGGACCCGGGCGTTCAGGCGCCTCGCGTGGGCGATCAGACCCTCGATCGCGGCGTTCTCCGCGTCACGCGGCCGGGACGCCAGGAAGTCCGCGTACTTCTCCCCGCTCCGCTGCGGAGCGTCGGCCAGGTGGTGGGGATCCTCGGCATGCACGATCAGCAGACCGCCGAAACCGGCGATCTCCGCCATGGACCGGGCCAGCTGCTCCTGGTCCAGCTCGGGAAACTCCTCCACCCCGGACGGCGACAGGAAACACTTGAAGCCGAAGACCCCCGCCTCGTACAGCGGACGCAGATCCTTGACGTTGGACGGCAGCGCGCCGCCCCAGAAACCGACGTCGACGTGCGCCTTGGGGGCGGCGACCTGTTGCTTCACCCGCAGGTGCTCGACCGTGGTGGTCGGCGGGAGGGAGTTCAGGGGCATGTCGAGGAGGGTCGTGATGCCGCCCGCCGCGGCCGCGCGCGTGGCGGTCCAGAAGCCCTCCCACTCGGTGCGCCCGGGGTCGTTCACATGGACGTGGGTGTCGACCAGGCCCGGCAGGATCACGTCGTCGCCGAAGTCCTCGACTCGGGCGCCGCCCGGCACCTCGGCGTCGTAGGGCAGGACGGCCTCGATCTCCCCGTCCGCGACGGACACCGCTGCGGCGCGGGTTCCCTCAGGGGTGACGACACGCGTCGAGCGGAGTACCAGTTTCGGGTCCACACCGGGCACCTGTGCTCCTCACGCAGAAATTCAACGAACTGTTGAAGGAGTCTTCACTCGGGGAAGCGACCCGTCAAGAGCCCCCCTCCCTGCCGGACGGCAACCTGGAAAGCACACCGTCTCGATTGGACATTTCCACGAAGTAAAAGTTCATTTTCGCCAGACGGAACGTAGAATGGACCAGGAGAGGCGTCACCCGGCTGCCGGCCGAACGCGCGCCGGACCGTCGACACCAGGACAAAACAGGTCCTGACCGGCAAGGACGCCGCACCGGGAGCAGTGGGCCGATCGGGAACGGCCCGGTAGGCTGCTGCCTTGCCTCCGCTTCGAAAGGACCGTTGACGTGCCGCCGTCCCACGCCAGCACTTCCGACTCCAAGCCCGCCGGTCCCAGTGGCGGGGTCCAGTCCCTCGAGCGCGCCTTCGATCTGCTGGAGCGCATGGCGGACGCCGGGGGCGAGGTCGGACTCAGCGAGCTCGCCGCGAGCAGCGGCCTCCCGCTGCCCACCATCCACCGGCTCATGCGCACCCTCGTCGTGTGCGGGTACGTACGCCAGCAGCCCAACCGCCGCTACGCCCTCGGCCCGCGCCTGATCCGGCTCGGCGAGTCCGCGTCCCGGCTGCTGGGCACGTGGGCGCGGCCCTACCTCCAGCGCCTGGTCGAGGAGACCGGCGAGACGGCGAACATGGCGCTGCTCGACGGCGACGAGATCGTGTACGTCGCCCAGGTACCGTCGAAGCACTCGATGCGCATGTTCACCGAGGTGGGCCGCCGCGTGCTCCCGCACTCCACCGGCGTGGGCAAGGCGCTCCTCGCGCACACCCCCGCCGAGGAGGTACGCGCCCTGCTGGCGCGTACGGGCATGCCGGCCGCCACCGAGAAGACGATCACCACTCCGGACGGCTTCCTCGACGCCCTGGAACAGGTGCGCAGGGCGGGCTACGCCGTGGACGACAACGAGCAGGAGATCGGGGTGCGCTGCCTCGCGGTCCCGGTCCCGGACTCACCCACTTCGGCGGCCATCTCGATCTCGGGGCCTGCGGGCCGGGTGACCGAGACGGCGACCGAGCGGATCGTGCCGATCCTGCAGCAGATCGCGAAGGAGCTGTCCGAGGCCCTGGCCAGCAGCGGACCCGCCTCCTGACGTCACCCCCCGGGCCGACGGCCGCATGCAGCCCAGGTGGACGCGCCCCCGGGGGGCGCCCCGAGGGCGCGGCGCCGGCGGTACACCCCGTCAGGACCGGGGCTCCCGGGCGATCGGCAGACCCCCTCCGGCCCGGGGCTCCCGGTTCGCCTCGGCGTATCGTCAGGTCAGGTCTTCGGTGACTCCCCGAAGAGATCGACGGCGTTCCGCACCTCGCGCAGCCCAGGGGCCAGTGCGCTGACCGAGCCGATGGCCCCGGCGACCAGCAGCAGCGAGCGGCGTAACCGGGGAACCTCGGGCGCGCCACCGGCCGCCATCGAGTCCAGCGCGGCCAGCTCGTCCTCGGCGATGCCCCGGTCCGGGAACTCGGCCCGGTGTCCGGCCAGCTCCCGGCGGAGCCTGGAGACGGCGGTGCGCAACTCCGCGGCCCTCGGATCCCCACCGCTTCCGGTCAATCGCTCCTGCCCCACGCTTCGCAACAAAGCACTCCCCCTCGCACAACATCGTGCCGGTGTGTCGACCCGCCCCCCACGGCGGCCAAATGCCTGGGCGTGTCCGTCAGTTAACGCTATGAAAGGTGACGCGCGCCACTCTCCGGACGCGGAACCCGGGTCCCCGAGGAGTGACGCCCATGAAGCGGATCCGAGGGGCACAGTGGTATCCAGGGCGCATGGCTCACACACAACGGATCCCCGTGGTCGCAGGGGTACTGCTCGCGGCGGGCGGCGGGCGGCGCCTGGGCGGACGGCCGAAGGCACTGCTGGAACATCACGGCCGTCCCCTCGTCGAGCATGCGGTGCGCTCCCTGCGCAACGGCGGGTGCGGGCCCGTCCGCGTCGTGCTGGGCGCCGCGGCGGAGGAGGTCCGGGCGCGGGCGGACCTGTCCGCGTGCGCGGTGACGGTGAACAGCCTGTGGGAGGAGGGCATGGGCTCGTCCCTCCGGGCGGGCCTGGGCGACCTCACCGGGCTGGAGGCGGACGCGGCGCTCGTACTCCTCGTGGACCAGCC from Streptomyces sp. NBC_01341 includes these protein-coding regions:
- the allB gene encoding allantoinase AllB, with the protein product MPGVDPKLVLRSTRVVTPEGTRAAAVSVADGEIEAVLPYDAEVPGGARVEDFGDDVILPGLVDTHVHVNDPGRTEWEGFWTATRAAAAGGITTLLDMPLNSLPPTTTVEHLRVKQQVAAPKAHVDVGFWGGALPSNVKDLRPLYEAGVFGFKCFLSPSGVEEFPELDQEQLARSMAEIAGFGGLLIVHAEDPHHLADAPQRSGEKYADFLASRPRDAENAAIEGLIAHARRLNARVHVLHLSSSDALPLIAAARREGVRVTVESCPHFLTLTAEEVPDGATEFKCCPPIREAANQDALWEGLADGTIDCIVSDHSPCTTDLKTPDFASAWGGISSLQLGLPAIWTEARRRGHTLDDVVRWMSAAPAALAGLTRKGAIEAGRDADFAVLAPDETFTVDPAGLFHRNQVTAYAGRTLHGVVKSTWLRGSRIAADGELAEPAGRLLERNH
- a CDS encoding IclR family transcriptional regulator, whose translation is MPPSHASTSDSKPAGPSGGVQSLERAFDLLERMADAGGEVGLSELAASSGLPLPTIHRLMRTLVVCGYVRQQPNRRYALGPRLIRLGESASRLLGTWARPYLQRLVEETGETANMALLDGDEIVYVAQVPSKHSMRMFTEVGRRVLPHSTGVGKALLAHTPAEEVRALLARTGMPAATEKTITTPDGFLDALEQVRRAGYAVDDNEQEIGVRCLAVPVPDSPTSAAISISGPAGRVTETATERIVPILQQIAKELSEALASSGPAS
- a CDS encoding DUF5955 family protein, which produces MGQERLTGSGGDPRAAELRTAVSRLRRELAGHRAEFPDRGIAEDELAALDSMAAGGAPEVPRLRRSLLLVAGAIGSVSALAPGLREVRNAVDLFGESPKT
- a CDS encoding nucleotidyltransferase family protein — translated: MAHTQRIPVVAGVLLAAGGGRRLGGRPKALLEHHGRPLVEHAVRSLRNGGCGPVRVVLGAAAEEVRARADLSACAVTVNSLWEEGMGSSLRAGLGDLTGLEADAALVLLVDQPGIGPEAVARVRSAYRSRMTLAAASYDGRRGHPVLFGADRWTDITAGAVGDQGARAYLKAHRDAITLVECSDVAQAYDIDTAEDLRHLA